A stretch of Mycobacterium sp. ITM-2016-00316 DNA encodes these proteins:
- a CDS encoding FkbM family methyltransferase, translating to MQIAGRGFGKIAGSVLHRRNYLAARNMLRVYEHPWEIFRRYLTGSGTYPTIVRVRTPLGWVSLQLYTAHDVLTVNEIFCRSDYHADTTDRVIVDFGSNIGISAAYFLSRSPEAFTYLFEPLPRNVARLQNNLRPFEDRYALQEVAVGAVAGEVEFGFEETGRYGGVNAELGNSLTVTCVNSQQILRDVVEKHGHIDILKIDIEGLEAAVIGNIPVDLARNIKKLYVEWLFAENPLAQTHTLQHWGGIAQFTLKES from the coding sequence ATGCAGATCGCTGGGCGCGGGTTCGGCAAAATTGCCGGTTCTGTTCTGCATCGCCGCAACTACCTCGCTGCACGCAACATGCTGCGGGTTTACGAGCATCCCTGGGAGATCTTCCGGCGCTACCTCACCGGCTCTGGCACCTATCCCACCATCGTCCGCGTCCGTACCCCGCTGGGCTGGGTGTCGCTGCAGTTGTACACCGCGCATGACGTGTTGACGGTGAACGAGATCTTCTGCCGATCCGACTACCACGCCGACACCACCGACCGCGTCATCGTCGATTTCGGCTCCAACATCGGCATTTCGGCGGCGTACTTCCTGTCCCGAAGCCCGGAGGCGTTCACCTACCTCTTCGAGCCGCTGCCACGCAACGTCGCGCGCCTGCAGAACAACCTGCGCCCGTTCGAGGATCGCTACGCGCTGCAGGAAGTGGCGGTCGGCGCCGTTGCGGGCGAGGTCGAATTCGGCTTCGAGGAAACCGGCCGCTATGGCGGCGTGAACGCCGAACTCGGCAATTCACTGACCGTGACATGTGTCAATTCGCAGCAGATTTTGCGCGACGTGGTGGAAAAGCACGGCCATATCGACATCCTGAAGATCGATATCGAAGGATTGGAAGCGGCCGTCATCGGCAATATTCCGGTCGATTTGGCGCGCAATATCAAAAAGCTCTACGTCGAATGGCTCTTCGCCGAGAACCCGCTGGCACAGACGCACACGTTGCAGCACTGGGGCGGTATCGCCCAGTTCACGCTCAAGGAGAGCTGA
- a CDS encoding pseudouridine synthase — protein sequence MSAPLPDRDGLGPTRIRLRGGAVLVELADRFGEGAATKVLAGEVVCANGTVVEASTVLPPGAVVYLYRDLPDEVPVPFEMPILHRDNDIVVVDKPHFLATMPRGGHVVQTAVVRLRRELGLPELSPAHRLDRLTAGVLLFTVRREVRGAYQTLFAEQKTRKTYLARATGTPTIELPAVVSSRIIKVRGQLQAYEEPGDPNAETYVERLHGGLYRLTPRTGRTHQLRVHMASLGVPIDNDSLYPHVIEVAADDFTRPLQLLAHTLEFEDPLSGEPRRFTSGRALLAGT from the coding sequence TTGAGCGCCCCGCTGCCCGACCGTGACGGGCTGGGACCGACGCGGATACGCCTGCGCGGTGGTGCGGTGCTCGTCGAACTCGCCGACCGGTTCGGCGAGGGCGCAGCCACCAAAGTTCTTGCCGGGGAAGTGGTCTGCGCGAACGGCACGGTGGTCGAGGCGTCGACGGTGCTGCCGCCCGGTGCCGTCGTCTACCTCTATCGCGACCTGCCCGACGAGGTTCCGGTCCCGTTCGAGATGCCGATCCTGCACCGCGACAACGACATTGTGGTGGTCGACAAGCCGCATTTCCTGGCCACCATGCCCCGCGGCGGGCACGTCGTGCAGACCGCGGTGGTGCGCCTGCGGCGCGAGCTCGGCCTGCCGGAATTGAGCCCCGCACACCGGTTGGACCGGCTCACGGCCGGGGTGCTGCTGTTCACGGTGCGGCGCGAGGTGCGTGGCGCGTACCAGACCCTGTTCGCCGAGCAAAAAACTCGTAAGACCTATCTCGCCCGCGCCACCGGCACACCCACGATCGAGCTTCCGGCGGTGGTGAGCAGCCGGATCATCAAGGTGCGCGGCCAATTACAGGCCTACGAGGAGCCCGGTGATCCGAACGCCGAAACCTACGTCGAACGCCTCCACGGCGGGTTGTACCGGCTGACACCGCGCACCGGCCGCACCCACCAACTGCGGGTGCACATGGCCTCGCTCGGTGTGCCGATCGACAACGACTCCCTGTATCCGCACGTGATCGAGGTGGCAGCCGACGATTTCACCCGGCCGTTGCAGCTGCTGGCGCACACGCTCGAGTTCGAGGACCCGCTCAGCGGCGAGCCGCGACGGTTCACCAGCGGCAGGGCATTGCTCGCCGGGACGTAG
- a CDS encoding ferredoxin reductase, whose protein sequence is MFTETLTRRMSRSSLLNLLTGPHGVDRYTEIVDPTWTQGQARARVVAVRRQTSRSVTLTLQPNRAFAGFRAGQHINLSVEIDGRRRTRCYSPASAEGSPLIELTIGRHDEGLVSTYLCDHARPGMVVGLDSVGGDFVMPAVRPRRILFVSGGSGITPVLSMVRTLRTEGFSGEIAFIHYARSAAEACYRQELDALPGVRVLHGYTRDTAGSELDGRFGPEHLAAAMPDPDAVFVCGPAVLIEAVRELFPQAYSESFVPPEFALPTETSGGTITFADSGVEVVDDGQPLLAQAEAAGLNPESGCRMGICHSCTRFKKSGAVRNLITGAVSTADGEDIQICVTAAVGDVAIDL, encoded by the coding sequence ATGTTCACCGAAACATTGACGCGGCGGATGTCCCGGTCCTCGCTGCTGAACCTGCTCACCGGACCCCATGGTGTCGACCGCTACACCGAGATCGTCGACCCGACCTGGACGCAGGGACAGGCCCGCGCACGCGTCGTCGCCGTCCGCCGTCAGACGTCACGCAGCGTCACCCTGACGCTGCAGCCCAACCGCGCCTTCGCCGGCTTTCGCGCCGGCCAGCACATCAACCTCTCCGTCGAGATCGACGGCCGTCGCCGCACCCGCTGCTACTCACCGGCAAGCGCCGAAGGCAGCCCGCTGATCGAACTGACCATCGGCCGGCACGACGAGGGCCTGGTGTCCACCTACCTCTGCGATCACGCCCGGCCCGGCATGGTCGTGGGCCTGGACTCCGTCGGCGGCGACTTCGTGATGCCGGCCGTTCGTCCGCGGCGCATCCTGTTCGTCTCCGGCGGCAGCGGCATCACCCCGGTGCTGTCCATGGTGCGCACGCTGCGTACCGAGGGATTCTCCGGAGAGATCGCCTTCATTCACTACGCGCGTTCCGCCGCGGAGGCCTGCTATCGGCAGGAACTCGACGCGCTGCCCGGCGTCCGGGTGCTGCACGGCTACACCCGCGACACCGCCGGCTCCGAGCTGGACGGCCGGTTCGGGCCCGAGCACCTGGCGGCCGCGATGCCCGACCCGGATGCCGTGTTCGTATGCGGTCCCGCGGTGCTCATCGAGGCCGTGCGGGAGCTCTTCCCGCAGGCGTACTCGGAGAGCTTCGTGCCCCCCGAGTTCGCGCTACCCACCGAAACCAGCGGCGGCACCATCACCTTCGCCGACAGCGGCGTGGAGGTCGTCGATGACGGTCAGCCGCTGCTGGCCCAGGCCGAGGCCGCCGGGCTCAACCCGGAGAGCGGCTGCCGAATGGGCATCTGCCACAGCTGCACCCGCTTCAAGAAGAGCGGTGCCGTACGAAACCTCATCACCGGAGCGGTGTCCACCGCTGATGGTGAAGACATCCAGATATGCGTCACCGCCGCCGTCGGTGACGTCGCCATCGATCTCTGA
- a CDS encoding glycerol-3-phosphate dehydrogenase/oxidase, with product MTDPISGTAQAQLGPTQRAAAWERLGSEQFDVVVIGGGVVGAGAALDAATRGLKVALVEARDFASGTSSRSSKMFHGGLRYLEQLEFGLVREALHERELSLTTLAPHLVKPLPFLFPLTKRVWERPYIAAGIFLYDQLGGAKSVPAQKHLLRAGALRLAPGLKRSSLIGGIRYYDTVVDDARHTMMVARTAAHYGAVVRTSTQVVALLREGDRVTGVKVRDSENGAVTDVRGHVVVNATGVWTDEIQALSKERGRFRVRASKGVHIVVPRDRVVSEVAIILRTEKSVLFVIPWGTHWIIGTTDTDWNLDLAHPAATKADIDYILETVNTVLATPLTHDDIDGVYAGLRPLLAGESESTSKLSREHAVAVPSPGLVAIAGGKYTTYRVMGQDAIDAAAEFVPTRVAPSITEKVPLVGADGYFALVNQTEHVGTHYGLHPYRVRHLLDRYGSLISEVLSTADGKPELLEPITDAPVYLKVEAVYAAAAEGALHLEDVLARRMRISIEYPHRGVDCAREVAETIAPVLGWSAEDVDREVATYLARVEAEVMSQTQPDDESADALRAAAPEARAEILEPVPLN from the coding sequence GTGACCGACCCGATCTCAGGCACTGCGCAAGCCCAGCTCGGGCCCACCCAGCGAGCGGCAGCCTGGGAACGGCTCGGCAGCGAACAGTTCGACGTCGTCGTCATCGGCGGTGGTGTGGTCGGTGCCGGTGCGGCCCTGGACGCGGCGACCCGCGGACTGAAGGTCGCGCTCGTCGAGGCCCGCGACTTCGCGTCGGGTACGTCCAGCCGGAGCTCCAAAATGTTCCACGGCGGCCTTCGCTATCTGGAACAGCTGGAGTTCGGTCTGGTGCGCGAGGCGCTGCACGAACGCGAGTTGTCGCTCACGACCCTGGCCCCGCACCTGGTGAAGCCGCTGCCGTTCCTGTTCCCGCTGACCAAGCGGGTGTGGGAACGCCCCTACATCGCGGCCGGCATCTTCCTCTACGACCAGCTGGGTGGCGCGAAATCCGTGCCGGCGCAGAAGCATCTGCTCAGGGCGGGCGCGCTGAGGCTGGCGCCTGGGCTCAAGCGCAGTTCACTCATCGGCGGAATCCGCTACTACGACACCGTGGTCGACGACGCCCGGCACACCATGATGGTGGCCAGGACCGCAGCGCACTACGGTGCCGTGGTGCGGACCTCCACGCAGGTGGTGGCGCTGCTGCGCGAGGGTGACCGGGTGACCGGGGTGAAGGTGCGTGACTCCGAGAACGGCGCGGTGACCGACGTTCGCGGGCATGTCGTGGTGAACGCCACGGGTGTGTGGACCGACGAGATCCAGGCGTTGTCCAAGGAACGCGGCCGATTCCGGGTGCGCGCCTCCAAGGGGGTGCACATCGTGGTCCCGCGTGACCGCGTCGTCAGCGAGGTCGCGATCATCCTGCGCACCGAGAAGTCGGTGCTCTTCGTCATTCCGTGGGGCACGCACTGGATCATCGGCACCACCGACACCGACTGGAATCTCGACCTTGCCCATCCGGCGGCGACCAAAGCGGATATCGACTACATCCTCGAGACGGTCAACACGGTGCTGGCGACGCCGTTGACCCACGACGACATCGACGGTGTGTACGCCGGTCTGCGTCCGCTGCTGGCCGGTGAGAGCGAGTCGACGTCGAAGCTCTCGCGGGAACACGCCGTCGCGGTGCCCTCGCCCGGGTTGGTCGCGATCGCCGGCGGGAAGTACACCACCTACCGGGTGATGGGGCAGGACGCGATCGACGCGGCCGCCGAATTCGTGCCCACCCGGGTGGCGCCGTCCATCACCGAGAAGGTGCCACTGGTCGGCGCCGACGGGTATTTCGCGCTGGTGAACCAGACCGAGCACGTCGGCACACACTACGGCCTGCATCCGTACCGGGTGCGCCACCTTCTGGACCGTTACGGTTCGCTGATCAGCGAGGTGCTCTCGACTGCCGACGGCAAACCCGAACTGCTGGAACCGATCACCGACGCACCGGTCTATCTGAAGGTGGAGGCGGTGTATGCCGCGGCCGCCGAGGGGGCGCTGCACCTGGAGGACGTCCTGGCCAGGCGGATGCGGATCTCCATCGAGTACCCACACCGCGGTGTGGACTGTGCGCGCGAGGTGGCCGAGACGATAGCGCCCGTTCTGGGGTGGAGCGCCGAGGACGTCGACCGCGAGGTGGCGACGTACCTGGCCCGCGTCGAGGCCGAGGTGATGTCGCAGACGCAGCCCGATGACGAATCTGCGGACGCCCTGCGGGCCGCGGCACCCGAGGCGCGCGCGGAGATTCTGGAACCGGTCCCACTGAATTGA
- a CDS encoding TetR family transcriptional regulator — MASDVSRSRAGRSDRSSKSRSRDTLSRDERKEVTRRAIVAAALHLLEEGSFTGLSLREVTREAGIVPAAFYRHFDSMESLGLVLIDESFRSLRDMLRGARAGKLDPNHVIDSSAEILIAGISERREHWRFITRERSSGTASLRYAIRTEIRLLTSELAIDLARFPGLKNWSSEDLNILANLFVNAMISIAELVEDVADPAALEAIKQTAIKQMLMIAVGVRGWRSDAT, encoded by the coding sequence GTGGCAAGTGACGTTTCGAGATCGCGAGCGGGTCGATCAGACCGCTCAAGCAAGTCACGCTCGCGAGACACGCTGTCGCGCGACGAACGCAAGGAAGTCACCCGCCGCGCGATCGTCGCCGCCGCCCTGCATCTGCTGGAGGAAGGCAGCTTCACCGGCCTGAGCCTGCGCGAGGTCACCCGCGAAGCGGGCATCGTGCCCGCCGCGTTCTACCGGCACTTCGATTCCATGGAGTCCCTCGGCCTCGTTCTCATCGACGAATCGTTCCGCTCCCTGCGGGACATGCTCCGCGGCGCACGGGCCGGCAAGCTCGACCCCAACCATGTCATCGACTCGTCCGCCGAGATCCTGATCGCCGGTATCAGCGAGCGCCGCGAGCACTGGCGCTTCATCACCCGCGAACGGTCCAGCGGCACCGCCTCCCTGCGCTACGCGATCCGTACCGAAATACGGCTGCTCACTTCCGAACTCGCGATCGACCTGGCCCGGTTTCCCGGGCTGAAGAACTGGAGCAGCGAGGACCTCAACATCCTGGCCAACCTGTTCGTCAACGCGATGATCTCCATCGCCGAACTGGTCGAGGATGTCGCCGACCCGGCAGCGCTGGAGGCGATCAAACAGACCGCGATCAAACAGATGCTGATGATCGCCGTCGGTGTCCGAGGATGGCGCAGCGACGCCACATAG
- a CDS encoding SDR family NAD(P)-dependent oxidoreductase, translated as MDRTGFDQLFDMSDRTVIVTGGTRGIGLALAQGFILAGARVVVASRKDDACEAAAEHLRGLGGQALGVPTHVGDPDSLAALVSATVEEFGGVDVVVNNAANALAQPLGEMTPEAWTKSYSVNLQGPVFLVQHALPHLKESSSAAVLNMVSVGAFNFAPSLAIYASGKAALMSVTRSMAAILAPSGIRVNAIAPGPVDTDMMRNNPQQAIDAMAAGTLMKRLASPDEMVGAALLLCSGAGSYMTGQVVIVDGGGTPR; from the coding sequence GTGGATCGCACCGGATTTGACCAACTGTTCGACATGTCGGATCGCACGGTGATTGTGACCGGCGGCACTCGCGGCATCGGTCTGGCGCTGGCGCAGGGATTCATCTTGGCCGGTGCGCGAGTGGTGGTGGCAAGTCGGAAGGACGACGCGTGCGAGGCGGCCGCCGAGCACTTGCGTGGGCTGGGCGGGCAGGCTCTCGGCGTCCCGACACACGTCGGTGATCCCGACTCGCTTGCCGCGTTGGTCTCGGCCACCGTGGAGGAGTTCGGCGGTGTCGACGTGGTGGTCAACAACGCCGCCAACGCCCTCGCTCAGCCGCTGGGTGAGATGACGCCCGAAGCGTGGACCAAGTCGTATTCCGTCAATCTGCAGGGCCCGGTATTTCTGGTGCAGCATGCATTACCGCACCTCAAAGAGAGTTCGTCGGCCGCGGTGCTGAACATGGTGTCCGTCGGCGCTTTCAATTTCGCACCGTCATTGGCGATATACGCGTCCGGCAAAGCGGCGTTGATGTCGGTGACCCGGTCGATGGCGGCCATACTCGCGCCGTCGGGAATCCGGGTCAACGCCATTGCGCCCGGGCCCGTCGACACCGACATGATGCGCAACAACCCTCAGCAGGCCATCGACGCGATGGCCGCGGGCACCCTGATGAAGCGGCTCGCCTCGCCCGACGAGATGGTCGGTGCGGCGCTGCTGCTGTGTTCGGGTGCCGGCAGCTATATGACCGGTCAGGTCGTCATCGTCGATGGTGGCGGGACGCCCCGCTAG
- a CDS encoding NAD(P)H-quinone dehydrogenase has protein sequence MPTRIVIIGGGPAGYEAALVAAARGPAVQVTVVDSDGIGGACVLFDCVPSKTFIASTGVRTELRRANGLGFDIAIDDAKISLGQIHNRVKTLARSQSADIGSQLLSQGVSVVRGRGELVDDVPGMAHHRVKVTATDGKSGVLKADVVLIATGATPRVLPNARPDGERILNWRQLYDLTELPEHLVIVGSGVTGAEFCSAYTELGVKVTVVASRDQILPHEDSDAAAVLEEAFAERGVKLVKNARADSVTRTENGIKVAMADGRVVEGSHALMTVGSVPNTGGLGLDRVGIELGPGNYLSVDRVSRTTAPGIYAAGDCTGLLPLASVAAMQGRIAMYHALGEGVSPIRLRTVAAAVFTRPEIAAVGVPQTSIDSGAVPARTLMLPLTTNARAKMSLLRRGFVKIFCRPATGVVIGGVVVAPIASELILPIALAVQNNLTVTDLAQTLSVYPSLSGSTVEAARRLMAHDDLD, from the coding sequence GTGCCCACCCGCATCGTGATCATCGGCGGCGGTCCCGCCGGATATGAGGCAGCCCTCGTCGCCGCGGCCCGCGGACCGGCCGTCCAGGTGACCGTCGTCGACTCCGACGGCATCGGCGGCGCCTGCGTGCTGTTCGACTGCGTCCCGTCCAAGACGTTCATCGCGTCCACCGGTGTGCGCACCGAACTGCGCCGCGCCAACGGCCTGGGCTTCGACATCGCCATCGACGACGCCAAGATCTCGCTGGGACAGATCCACAACAGGGTCAAGACGTTGGCCAGGTCCCAGTCCGCGGATATCGGCTCACAGCTGCTCAGCCAAGGGGTCTCGGTCGTGCGCGGCCGCGGCGAGCTCGTCGACGACGTCCCCGGCATGGCGCACCACCGGGTCAAGGTCACCGCCACCGACGGCAAGAGCGGCGTGCTCAAGGCCGACGTGGTCCTCATCGCCACCGGTGCCACGCCGCGGGTACTTCCCAACGCCCGGCCCGACGGTGAGCGCATCCTGAACTGGCGCCAGCTCTACGACCTGACCGAGCTGCCCGAGCACCTGGTGATCGTGGGCTCGGGTGTGACCGGCGCGGAGTTCTGCAGCGCCTACACCGAGCTCGGGGTGAAGGTGACGGTGGTGGCCAGCCGCGACCAGATCCTGCCGCACGAGGATTCCGATGCCGCCGCCGTGCTGGAGGAGGCCTTCGCCGAACGCGGCGTGAAGCTGGTGAAGAACGCCCGCGCCGACTCGGTGACCCGCACGGAGAACGGCATCAAGGTCGCGATGGCCGACGGGCGCGTGGTCGAGGGCAGCCATGCCCTGATGACGGTCGGCTCGGTGCCCAACACCGGCGGCCTGGGCCTGGACCGGGTCGGCATCGAGCTCGGACCGGGCAACTACCTGAGTGTGGACCGGGTGTCGCGCACCACCGCGCCGGGGATCTACGCCGCCGGCGACTGCACCGGTCTGCTGCCGCTGGCCTCGGTCGCCGCGATGCAGGGCCGCATCGCGATGTACCACGCACTCGGTGAGGGCGTGTCGCCGATCCGGTTGCGCACGGTGGCAGCCGCGGTGTTCACCCGCCCGGAGATCGCTGCCGTCGGCGTCCCGCAGACCTCGATCGACAGCGGCGCGGTACCGGCGCGCACCTTGATGCTGCCGTTGACCACCAATGCCCGCGCGAAGATGTCGCTGCTGCGGCGCGGCTTCGTCAAGATCTTCTGTCGGCCGGCCACCGGTGTAGTGATCGGCGGCGTGGTGGTGGCGCCGATCGCCTCCGAGCTCATCCTGCCAATCGCCTTGGCGGTGCAGAACAACCTGACCGTCACCGACCTGGCCCAGACTCTTTCGGTGTACCCGTCGCTGTCCGGTTCGACGGTGGAAGCCGCGCGCCGTCTGATGGCCCACGACGACCTCGACTAA
- the nei2 gene encoding endonuclease VIII Nei2, with protein MPEGDTVFRTAAKLREALVGKTLTRCDIRVPRHATVDLTGQVVEEVLSRGKHLFIRVGEASIHSHLKMDGSWVIGGFRGPQHRIRIVLGTADTAAFGIDLGILDVLARDHDQDVVAHLGPDLLGPDWDPQRAAANLIAEPDRQLADALLDQQVMAGVGNVFANELCFVLGRGPEAPVSSLADPLRVVQRAREMLWVNRNRPNRIITGNTRRGQQFWVYGRAGEPCRRCRTPIRRDDSGDRIRYWCPNCQAA; from the coding sequence ATGCCCGAAGGTGACACCGTCTTCCGTACTGCCGCCAAGCTGCGCGAGGCGCTGGTCGGGAAAACGCTGACCCGTTGCGACATCCGGGTACCCCGCCATGCGACGGTGGACCTGACCGGGCAGGTCGTCGAGGAGGTCCTCAGCCGCGGGAAGCATCTGTTCATCCGGGTGGGCGAGGCCAGCATCCATTCTCATCTCAAGATGGACGGCAGCTGGGTGATCGGCGGGTTCCGCGGTCCCCAGCACCGGATCCGGATCGTGCTGGGCACCGCCGACACCGCGGCGTTCGGGATCGATCTGGGCATCCTGGACGTCCTGGCACGCGACCATGATCAGGACGTGGTCGCCCACCTCGGACCCGACCTGCTCGGCCCGGACTGGGATCCGCAACGTGCGGCGGCGAACCTGATCGCCGAGCCGGATCGCCAACTCGCCGACGCCCTGCTGGATCAGCAGGTGATGGCCGGTGTCGGAAACGTCTTCGCCAACGAACTGTGTTTCGTGTTGGGCCGCGGCCCCGAAGCACCCGTGAGCTCCCTTGCCGATCCCCTACGAGTCGTGCAGCGCGCGCGGGAGATGTTGTGGGTGAACAGGAACCGGCCGAATCGCATCATCACCGGCAATACCCGCCGCGGTCAGCAGTTCTGGGTGTACGGCCGGGCCGGAGAGCCATGTCGCCGCTGCCGTACCCCCATCAGGAGGGACGACAGCGGCGACCGGATCAGATATTGGTGCCCGAACTGTCAAGCAGCCTGA
- a CDS encoding enoyl-CoA hydratase/isomerase family protein codes for MSQLELTHPRPEIAVITLNRPEKLNALSSTLVEELHGTLDAIKADNDCRVVVLTGAGRGFCAGLDLTDPNPPAVSAGLEAPRAGMRWQERIAELTVKLHRLRQPVIAAVNGPAYGGGFALAMAADIQIAARSARLCTQFIKLGIGGCDIGVSYTLPRIIGAGPAFDLILTARTVEADEALRLGLVSRISPDDAVLQDALEIAVTLCGYGKFGLESTKQVLWANLDAGSLENALHVENRSQILAGTSGEMRAFAQAFADRKKD; via the coding sequence ATGTCACAACTGGAGCTGACCCATCCGCGGCCCGAGATCGCCGTGATCACGCTCAACCGACCGGAGAAACTCAACGCGTTGTCCTCGACGCTGGTGGAAGAGCTGCACGGCACCCTCGACGCCATCAAGGCCGACAACGACTGCCGGGTGGTGGTGCTGACCGGTGCCGGTCGCGGATTCTGTGCCGGCCTGGACCTCACCGACCCCAACCCGCCGGCGGTCTCGGCAGGCCTGGAGGCGCCCCGCGCCGGGATGCGCTGGCAGGAACGTATCGCCGAGCTGACCGTGAAACTGCATCGGTTGCGCCAGCCGGTGATCGCCGCGGTGAACGGCCCCGCCTACGGCGGCGGCTTCGCGCTGGCCATGGCCGCCGATATCCAGATCGCGGCCCGCTCGGCGCGATTGTGCACACAGTTCATCAAGCTGGGCATCGGGGGCTGCGATATCGGCGTCAGCTACACCCTGCCGCGCATCATCGGCGCCGGACCCGCGTTCGATCTGATCCTCACCGCGCGCACCGTGGAGGCCGATGAAGCCCTGCGCCTGGGCCTGGTGTCCCGGATCTCCCCGGACGACGCGGTCCTGCAGGACGCCCTCGAGATCGCGGTAACGCTGTGCGGTTACGGCAAGTTCGGCCTGGAGTCCACCAAGCAGGTGCTGTGGGCCAACCTCGACGCCGGCAGCCTGGAGAACGCGCTGCACGTCGAGAACCGCAGCCAGATCCTGGCCGGCACCAGCGGTGAGATGCGGGCCTTCGCCCAGGCCTTCGCCGACCGCAAGAAGGACTAG
- a CDS encoding gamma-glutamylcyclotransferase: protein MPLYAAYGSNMHPEQMLQRAPHSPMAGTGWLYGWRLTFGGEDLSWEGALATLVEDPLSRVFVVLYDVTPEDEENLDRWEGSELGFHKKIRCRVDRLTSDTTTDPVLAWLYVVDAWEGGVPSARYLGVMADAAEIAGAPAEYVHELRIRPAGNVGPGT from the coding sequence GTGCCGCTCTACGCCGCTTACGGATCGAACATGCATCCGGAACAGATGCTGCAGCGGGCTCCGCATTCACCGATGGCGGGGACCGGCTGGCTGTATGGCTGGCGGCTGACCTTCGGCGGTGAGGACCTCAGCTGGGAGGGCGCGCTGGCGACCCTGGTCGAGGACCCGTTGTCCCGGGTGTTCGTCGTGCTCTACGACGTCACCCCCGAGGACGAGGAGAACCTGGACCGCTGGGAGGGGTCCGAGCTCGGGTTCCACAAGAAGATCCGCTGCCGGGTGGACCGCCTGACCTCCGACACCACCACCGACCCGGTGCTCGCCTGGCTGTACGTCGTGGACGCCTGGGAGGGCGGTGTGCCGTCGGCGCGCTACCTCGGGGTGATGGCCGACGCCGCGGAGATCGCAGGCGCCCCCGCGGAGTACGTGCACGAACTGCGCATCCGTCCCGCGGGCAACGTCGGGCCCGGCACTTAG
- a CDS encoding fatty acid desaturase family protein, with product MTDTISVRPEDISRRSARPEDISQATIRNRAVRSDKYSLTPEQADAFGAELDAIRERVVADLGERDTTYIRKVIKAQRTLEVGGRALLFGGIFPPFWLAGTAMLGIAKILDNMEIGHNIMHGQYDWTGDPALASKAFEWDNACPSDQWRHSHNYMHHTYTNIVDMDRDIGYGVLRMSEDQRWSPYYLGNPVYAFLLMVLFQYGVALHELETERIRSGEISVADKRDIIRGIWQKTKKQTLKDYVAFPLLAGPFAPWVFTGNLTANLMRNVWSYMIIFCGHFPEGTQEFSIEETKSESRGQWYFRQLLGSANLTGGKWFHILSGNLSFQIEHHLFPDIPAHRHAEISVEVREICERYGLPYNSGPLYKQFGTVVKKILRLALPDRKPATAESEVFQAA from the coding sequence ATGACTGACACAATTTCCGTTCGCCCCGAGGATATTTCCCGTCGCTCCGCTCGCCCGGAAGACATTTCCCAGGCCACCATCCGCAACCGCGCGGTGCGCTCCGACAAGTACTCCCTGACCCCCGAGCAGGCCGACGCGTTCGGTGCCGAACTCGACGCGATCCGCGAGCGCGTGGTCGCCGATCTCGGCGAGCGCGACACCACCTACATCCGCAAGGTCATCAAGGCTCAGCGCACCCTCGAGGTCGGTGGCCGGGCCCTGCTGTTCGGTGGCATCTTCCCGCCGTTCTGGCTGGCCGGCACCGCCATGCTCGGGATCGCCAAGATCCTCGACAACATGGAGATCGGCCACAACATCATGCACGGCCAGTACGACTGGACCGGTGATCCGGCGTTGGCCAGCAAGGCGTTCGAGTGGGACAACGCCTGCCCGTCCGATCAGTGGCGGCACTCGCACAACTACATGCACCACACCTACACCAATATCGTCGACATGGATCGCGACATCGGCTACGGCGTCCTGCGGATGAGCGAGGACCAGCGGTGGTCGCCGTACTACCTGGGTAACCCGGTGTACGCGTTCCTGCTGATGGTGCTGTTCCAGTACGGCGTGGCGCTGCATGAGCTGGAGACCGAACGCATCCGCTCCGGCGAGATCAGCGTTGCCGACAAGCGCGACATCATCCGCGGCATCTGGCAGAAGACCAAGAAGCAGACGCTGAAGGATTATGTGGCGTTCCCGCTGCTGGCCGGGCCGTTCGCGCCGTGGGTGTTCACCGGCAATCTGACCGCGAATCTGATGCGCAACGTGTGGTCCTACATGATCATCTTCTGCGGGCATTTCCCGGAAGGGACGCAGGAATTCTCCATCGAGGAGACCAAGAGCGAATCACGCGGCCAGTGGTACTTCCGCCAGCTGCTCGGCTCGGCGAACCTGACGGGCGGCAAGTGGTTCCACATTCTGTCGGGCAATCTGTCCTTCCAGATCGAGCACCACCTGTTCCCGGACATCCCGGCCCACCGGCACGCCGAGATCTCGGTGGAGGTCCGCGAGATCTGCGAGCGCTACGGCCTGCCCTACAACAGTGGACCGCTGTACAAGCAGTTCGGGACGGTGGTCAAGAAGATCCTGCGGCTGGCTCTGCCGGACCGTAAGCCGGCCACTGCGGAATCCGAAGTGTTTCAGGCTGCTTGA